Proteins co-encoded in one Thermodesulfobacteriota bacterium genomic window:
- a CDS encoding methyltransferase domain-containing protein codes for MMKNYITRISPYLSNSIGHNIKMQQESPLKEAKEFDPEDFRTREEFRLSYIELCDAIDMILDFQTVLDIGSANGFVIDALVPKGKDVTGVEKSNAVSPLLSGIASQRAIFADILGQSKIGDFDLITCIEVAEHIPPPQWGYYRRDRRKCKKMGLLHHCDPLSRRNRPY; via the coding sequence ATGATGAAAAATTATATAACAAGAATAAGTCCTTATCTTTCAAATTCAATCGGCCATAACATCAAGATGCAACAAGAATCGCCCTTGAAAGAGGCAAAGGAGTTTGACCCAGAGGACTTCAGAACGCGTGAAGAGTTTCGCTTAAGTTACATCGAGCTGTGTGATGCTATAGATATGATCCTAGATTTCCAAACTGTCCTAGATATTGGTTCGGCAAACGGTTTTGTTATTGACGCACTTGTTCCGAAGGGCAAGGATGTAACAGGGGTCGAGAAATCCAATGCTGTCTCTCCCTTACTTAGCGGTATTGCGAGCCAGAGGGCTATTTTTGCTGACATATTGGGACAGAGTAAAATTGGAGATTTTGATTTGATCACCTGTATAGAAGTCGCAGAGCACATCCCCCCACCTCAGTGGGGCTATTATCGACGCGATCGTCGCAAATGCAAAAAAATGGGTTTACTTCACCACTGCGACCCCTTATCAAGGAGGAATCGGCCATATTAA
- a CDS encoding ABC transporter ATP-binding protein, translating to MSDTLVTIENVSKKFCRTLKRSLWYGVKDIGSELFLRSNGHRGLRKEEFWAIRDVSLELRRGETLGLIGANGAGKTTLLRMLNGLIKPDAGRIEVRGRMQALIALGAGFNPILTGRENIYVNAAVLGISKSQVDRRFDEIVDFSGIEEFIDMPVQSYSSGMAVRVGFAVAAHLSPDVLLVDEVLAVGDEGFQSKCLSKIAELKKSGTGIILVSHNMHTISTFAKNVVLLKNGKHKFFNNVSEGISEYRKRFALNDRVEIQRIHSGNDNINFFQVSVNKQEFYPGESFNISMKYEAKIDFFDAEIDLTLKSDNDNSLYFQATNRAYNKTVDLPKGRHDLRIGIRDIPVQNAEAIIGIGIWAKNRTEHLFWWRIPLKFKGVSHSTGMNHLNVSYHG from the coding sequence ATGTCTGATACGTTAGTCACGATCGAAAATGTAAGCAAGAAATTCTGCCGTACACTTAAGCGCTCCCTCTGGTATGGTGTGAAGGATATAGGTTCCGAATTATTTTTGCGCAGCAACGGACATAGGGGTTTACGAAAGGAAGAGTTTTGGGCTATCAGAGATGTTTCATTAGAGCTAAGGCGTGGAGAAACTTTGGGCCTCATTGGAGCTAATGGTGCGGGGAAAACAACCTTGTTGAGAATGTTGAATGGCCTAATAAAACCGGATGCAGGGCGAATTGAAGTTAGAGGGCGGATGCAAGCATTGATTGCGTTGGGTGCGGGATTCAACCCAATACTGACTGGCAGGGAGAATATATATGTCAATGCTGCAGTCTTGGGAATTTCCAAATCTCAAGTGGATCGCAGGTTTGACGAGATCGTTGATTTCTCAGGAATTGAAGAATTTATAGATATGCCAGTCCAGAGCTATAGCTCAGGCATGGCGGTTCGAGTGGGCTTTGCTGTAGCCGCTCACCTGAGCCCCGATGTTTTATTGGTTGACGAAGTCTTGGCTGTGGGTGATGAGGGTTTTCAGAGCAAATGCTTGAGTAAAATTGCAGAACTTAAAAAATCGGGTACGGGAATTATTTTAGTATCACACAATATGCATACTATCTCAACTTTTGCCAAAAACGTTGTTTTATTGAAGAATGGCAAACATAAATTCTTTAACAATGTTTCAGAGGGCATAAGTGAGTATCGAAAACGATTCGCCCTTAATGATCGAGTGGAAATTCAACGGATTCATAGTGGAAATGACAATATTAACTTTTTTCAAGTAAGTGTAAACAAGCAAGAATTTTACCCCGGTGAATCTTTTAATATATCAATGAAATATGAGGCGAAAATTGACTTTTTTGATGCTGAGATTGATCTAACTTTGAAAAGCGACAATGATAACTCACTTTATTTTCAGGCAACTAATAGAGCCTATAACAAAACAGTTGATCTTCCAAAAGGCAGGCATGATTTGAGGATAGGAATTCGCGATATACCGGTTCAAAATGCGGAAGCAATAATAGGAATTGGAATCTGGGCCAAAAATAGGACAGAGCATTTATTTTGGTGGAGGATACCTTTAAAATTTAAAGGCGTTTCTCATTCTACCGGGATGAACCACCTGAACGTTTCATACCATGGATAG
- a CDS encoding ABC transporter permease, with product MRDISARYRQSILGVFWAFLPPILTGLVFIILQSRKIVSFGETDIPYPVFALFGTTLWQLFTESLNSPMNSVRSARAMLAKINFPREALVVAAFYQMLYNLGIKLVILAGIFVYFGIQVTWGLMLAPLAILMLILLGMTLGLLLTPLGTLFTDVSSGLTFGIQLWFFVTPVVYPPPQAFPFSLIGTVNPVGPLLIGARDLATKGVLTNIEPFLIVSSLTLVGLFIAWLIYRTSLPIIIERMSA from the coding sequence GTGAGAGATATTTCTGCCCGATACCGCCAGAGTATTCTTGGGGTGTTTTGGGCATTTTTACCACCTATTCTGACCGGACTAGTCTTTATTATCTTACAATCAAGAAAAATTGTGAGTTTCGGAGAGACTGATATTCCTTATCCCGTTTTTGCTCTATTTGGGACAACGCTATGGCAACTCTTCACTGAGAGCCTCAACTCACCGATGAATTCTGTAAGAAGTGCAAGAGCCATGCTGGCTAAAATCAACTTCCCTCGGGAGGCCCTCGTAGTCGCTGCATTTTATCAAATGCTTTACAATTTGGGTATAAAATTGGTCATTCTGGCGGGTATTTTTGTATATTTCGGGATTCAGGTTACTTGGGGGCTTATGTTAGCACCCCTGGCTATACTCATGCTAATCCTCTTAGGGATGACCCTCGGATTGCTCCTCACTCCCCTTGGGACGCTATTCACGGATGTTTCTTCTGGATTGACGTTCGGCATACAGTTATGGTTCTTTGTAACACCAGTCGTGTATCCACCACCTCAGGCGTTTCCCTTTTCTCTAATAGGTACCGTGAACCCAGTGGGTCCATTGCTCATCGGCGCGAGAGATCTTGCTACAAAAGGTGTTCTGACAAATATAGAGCCATTTTTGATTGTGAGCAGTTTGACACTTGTTGGGTTGTTCATCGCGTGGCTAATTTATCGAACCTCTTTGCCTATAATTATAGAGAGGATGAGTGCCTGA
- the cysC gene encoding adenylyl-sulfate kinase — translation MKGFTVWFTGLPSSGKSTLARMLEKELNRMDLHVEVLDGDEVRLRLSKGLGFSKEDRDENIRRISFVANLVTRCGGVAITCAISPYRQIRDEAREEIGRFIEVYVKCPVDECMKRDVKGLYKKALSGEIKNFTGISDPYEEPHDPEVIVETNIETQEESIEKIMVVLKSLGHISRTLPYRITQVVNP, via the coding sequence ATGAAGGGTTTTACAGTTTGGTTTACTGGATTGCCTAGTTCAGGAAAGTCTACTCTAGCGAGGATGCTTGAGAAAGAGTTGAATAGGATGGATTTGCATGTTGAGGTTCTAGACGGAGATGAAGTTAGATTAAGGCTATCAAAGGGTTTGGGTTTTTCAAAGGAAGATAGGGATGAAAATATACGAAGAATATCGTTTGTAGCAAATCTTGTTACAAGGTGTGGAGGAGTTGCTATAACCTGTGCCATTTCTCCCTATCGACAGATAAGAGATGAGGCAAGGGAAGAGATTGGAAGATTCATTGAAGTCTACGTGAAGTGCCCTGTTGACGAATGTATGAAAAGAGATGTTAAGGGGTTGTACAAGAAGGCTCTTAGTGGAGAGATCAAAAATTTTACAGGAATTTCAGATCCGTATGAAGAGCCGCATGATCCGGAAGTGATTGTTGAAACCAATATAGAAACCCAAGAAGAAAGCATCGAGAAGATCATGGTGGTATTGAAGTCGCTCGGACACATCTCGCGTACGTTGCCGTACAGAATTACGCAAGTCGTAAATCCTTAA
- the cysC gene encoding adenylyl-sulfate kinase, producing MRIETKIRTLLKTLSWRLTATFTTMVVAFAITKRVDIAVEIGLLEAILKLLVYYIHERIWTKADFGIQEKKPLVLWFTGLSGCGKSELSQAIYEDLLKRKIRAEYFNGRRIRDIFPEIGYSPKDRRDHIKKIGSLIKILEDNNTSVVGSFESPFEESRSYLRDNLKTYIEIYIHASVDYCITNNNNKGLYDKAMSGELDNFVGVSIKYEEPKNPEIRIDIENQSIQESTKQVLKYLETNDYL from the coding sequence ATGCGGATAGAGACTAAGATAAGAACTTTGTTAAAAACCCTATCGTGGAGACTTACTGCCACTTTCACCACTATGGTAGTCGCTTTCGCTATTACAAAAAGGGTAGATATAGCTGTTGAAATTGGTTTACTTGAAGCTATTCTAAAATTGTTAGTGTATTACATTCATGAAAGGATCTGGACAAAGGCTGATTTTGGCATTCAAGAGAAAAAACCCTTGGTATTATGGTTTACCGGTCTATCGGGTTGTGGAAAATCCGAACTTTCACAGGCCATTTATGAGGATCTTCTTAAAAGAAAAATAAGGGCGGAGTATTTTAATGGTAGGAGAATACGCGATATATTTCCAGAAATTGGGTATTCACCTAAGGATAGAAGAGATCATATCAAAAAGATTGGGAGCTTGATTAAGATCCTTGAGGATAATAATACCAGCGTCGTGGGTTCATTTGAAAGTCCTTTTGAAGAATCTAGAAGTTATTTACGCGATAACTTAAAAACTTATATCGAGATATACATACATGCATCGGTTGACTATTGTATAACGAATAATAATAACAAAGGCTTATATGATAAAGCCATGAGTGGGGAATTGGATAATTTCGTTGGGGTATCAATCAAGTATGAGGAGCCAAAGAATCCGGAAATAAGAATTGATATTGAAAATCAATCTATACAAGAATCAACTAAGCAAGTTTTAAAATATTTGGAAACAAACGACTATTTATAA
- a CDS encoding UDP-glucuronic acid decarboxylase family protein, which produces MSGKNKLTKPWRIVVTGGAGFLGSNLCTKLIEMGHYVICIDNLITGNPDNIDHLLGKINFKFINYDVTHFLHIEGKVDAVLHFASPASPADYLQFPIQTLKVGALGTHKTLGLAMAKGARYLLASTSEVYGDPLSNPQSEEYWGNVNPVGPRGVYDEAKRFAEAITMAYYRNHNLDTRIARIFNTYGASMRPNDGRVVSNFIVQALKGEPLTVYGNGDQTRSFCYVSDMVDGILNLLFSEYNYEDNYIELDVHDINRNHFLHYPVNLGNPDELSVLKVAYKILSLTGSGSNIEFKPLPVDDPKVRRPDISRAKTLLGWEPKVSIEEGLLKTISYFKEKLALDTKTRIVA; this is translated from the coding sequence ATGTCAGGTAAAAATAAATTAACAAAGCCCTGGAGAATAGTTGTTACTGGAGGAGCAGGATTCCTTGGAAGCAATCTTTGTACAAAGCTCATTGAAATGGGCCATTATGTAATCTGTATCGATAATCTAATTACTGGTAATCCCGACAATATAGACCACTTACTGGGGAAAATAAACTTCAAATTCATTAACTATGACGTAACGCATTTCTTACATATTGAGGGAAAGGTAGATGCTGTGCTTCACTTTGCATCACCTGCAAGTCCCGCAGATTATCTCCAGTTCCCGATACAAACCCTAAAGGTAGGGGCCTTGGGTACGCATAAAACTCTTGGGCTCGCAATGGCTAAGGGAGCGAGATATCTTTTAGCAAGCACTTCTGAAGTTTATGGTGACCCTTTGTCAAACCCTCAATCGGAAGAATATTGGGGTAATGTAAACCCTGTGGGACCACGAGGAGTTTACGATGAAGCAAAGCGTTTCGCCGAAGCTATTACTATGGCCTATTATAGAAATCACAATTTAGACACGAGAATTGCAAGGATATTTAACACATATGGCGCATCGATGAGACCAAACGATGGCAGAGTTGTTTCTAATTTTATCGTACAAGCATTAAAGGGCGAACCGCTAACAGTCTATGGTAATGGAGACCAAACCAGAAGCTTCTGTTACGTATCTGATATGGTTGATGGAATCCTCAACTTATTGTTCTCGGAATATAATTATGAGGATAATTATATTGAGTTAGATGTGCATGATATAAATCGGAATCATTTTCTTCACTATCCTGTCAATCTTGGAAATCCTGATGAGCTGTCCGTTTTAAAAGTTGCATACAAAATTCTAAGTTTGACTGGAAGCGGAAGCAATATCGAGTTTAAACCATTGCCCGTTGATGATCCGAAAGTTCGAAGACCGGATATTTCCAGAGCAAAAACACTCCTTGGCTGGGAACCCAAGGTTAGTATTGAAGAAGGTTTATTAAAGACAATAAGTTATTTCAAAGAAAAATTAGCCCTGGATACGAAGACTAGAATTGTAGCATAA